In Bdellovibrio bacteriovorus, the following are encoded in one genomic region:
- a CDS encoding MlaE family ABC transporter permease — translation MTSLLARVDSLGRFFTKNMEYTFRVLLMVYVSIRAAIFDKAQGFRQIFGVISAQIYFTGWQALPLITVLALGVGGLLVLQCMANLSLLGGTQMIGSFLVVMICREAGPLLVALVVIARSGTAVASEVGNMRANREIEALESMGINPMSFIVFPRVLGGIFSVVALAFYFNVIALIGGFLITRFMQDMPLAFYTDSIVRAFAKEDLLIFLLKNGFSGMIIFVVSCYQGLSVKRSPHEVPQQTTLAVVNSIIFVVIFNLMVSALFYLNELRNLGVIS, via the coding sequence ATGACTTCTTTACTAGCGCGGGTTGACTCGCTAGGAAGATTTTTTACCAAAAATATGGAGTACACGTTTCGTGTGCTCTTGATGGTCTATGTTTCTATTCGTGCGGCGATTTTCGATAAGGCCCAAGGCTTTCGCCAAATTTTCGGAGTGATCTCAGCCCAAATTTATTTCACGGGCTGGCAAGCTTTGCCCCTGATCACGGTCTTGGCATTAGGAGTTGGCGGTCTTTTGGTTTTGCAGTGTATGGCGAACCTGTCCCTTTTAGGCGGCACGCAAATGATCGGCAGCTTCTTGGTGGTGATGATCTGCCGGGAAGCAGGTCCTTTGCTCGTGGCCTTGGTGGTGATCGCGCGTTCAGGAACAGCGGTCGCTTCGGAAGTGGGAAATATGCGGGCGAATCGCGAGATTGAAGCTTTAGAGAGCATGGGAATTAATCCGATGAGCTTTATTGTTTTTCCGCGCGTTTTGGGTGGTATTTTTAGCGTCGTGGCGTTGGCTTTTTATTTTAATGTGATTGCCCTTATTGGGGGATTTCTAATCACACGTTTTATGCAAGATATGCCTTTGGCTTTTTACACCGATTCCATTGTCCGGGCTTTTGCCAAAGAAGATCTTTTGATCTTTCTTCTTAAAAATGGCTTCAGCGGTATGATCATTTTTGTGGTGTCTTGTTATCAAGGACTTTCTGTGAAGCGCAGTCCGCATGAAGTGCCACAGCAGACCACTTTGGCGGTCGTGAACAGTATTATTTTTGTCGTTATTTTTAATCTAATGGTTTCAGCTTTGTTTTATCTCAATGAACTTCGTAATTTGGGGGTGATTTCATGA
- a CDS encoding YdcF family protein, with amino-acid sequence MRIVKKLLRSRVFWTLALLVGVVTYRFYEEYEGIQSEIVQSWLKTPTADCAVVLTGGAGRVREGFDLLANQNVKRLVISGVYSNARLREIMPLWSLYGNLSENDVVLDRRSETTYGNAQQSLPIVEALKCRDILLVTSRLHMHRSYLTFRNAYPENIYIQKHAIIGGRYESSVWELGFEAMKSLFYSLWAY; translated from the coding sequence TTGCGCATCGTTAAAAAGCTGCTGCGCTCTCGCGTTTTTTGGACCTTGGCACTTTTAGTCGGAGTGGTGACATACCGCTTTTATGAAGAGTATGAGGGGATTCAAAGCGAGATTGTACAGTCATGGTTAAAAACACCCACCGCGGATTGCGCGGTGGTTTTAACCGGGGGTGCGGGACGGGTGCGAGAAGGCTTTGATCTTCTGGCCAATCAAAACGTCAAGCGCTTGGTGATCTCTGGTGTCTATTCAAACGCGCGCCTGCGCGAGATCATGCCTTTGTGGTCTTTGTACGGAAACTTAAGTGAAAACGACGTCGTCTTAGATCGACGCTCGGAAACGACTTACGGGAATGCTCAACAAAGTTTGCCAATTGTTGAAGCCTTAAAGTGTCGTGATATCTTGCTGGTGACTTCGCGCCTGCATATGCATCGCTCTTATCTCACTTTCCGGAATGCTTACCCGGAGAACATCTACATTCAGAAACACGCCATTATTGGGGGACGTTACGAGTCTTCGGTCTGGGAGTTGGGTTTTGAAGCGATGAAATCCTTATTCTATTCTTTGTGGGCCTACTAA
- a CDS encoding chalcone isomerase family protein, which yields MKRIITALFSLMLGQPALAVVLTTEGTGPHIEKINLPATASVSSEGETIKLSSVGAGLRAKKVVFVNVKVYAGQLFVSDLATFKKSEGEALGSLKAQKAVAIQMHFVRDVDADNVQKSFKEALKANNINPDDASVKEFLDAVSKGGEAKEGKALTVLGTKMKDGSEVITYETTSGQATQIKGGEGFIEKIFAIWLGKSADDGVVNLKKSILK from the coding sequence ATGAAACGTATTATTACAGCGCTCTTCTCCTTGATGTTAGGTCAACCCGCTTTGGCGGTTGTTCTTACAACTGAAGGAACAGGACCTCACATCGAAAAGATCAATCTTCCCGCGACAGCAAGTGTCTCGTCTGAAGGCGAAACTATTAAACTGTCCTCGGTAGGCGCTGGCCTTCGCGCAAAAAAGGTCGTGTTTGTGAATGTGAAAGTCTATGCGGGCCAACTCTTTGTGTCTGATTTAGCGACTTTTAAAAAATCTGAAGGCGAGGCCTTGGGATCTTTGAAAGCTCAGAAAGCCGTCGCCATTCAAATGCATTTTGTTCGCGATGTTGATGCCGACAACGTTCAAAAGTCTTTTAAAGAGGCTTTAAAGGCCAACAACATCAATCCTGACGATGCGTCCGTAAAAGAATTTTTGGATGCAGTCTCTAAGGGTGGCGAAGCTAAAGAAGGTAAAGCTTTGACCGTTTTAGGCACTAAAATGAAAGACGGTAGCGAAGTGATCACTTACGAAACAACTTCCGGCCAAGCCACTCAAATTAAAGGTGGTGAAGGTTTTATCGAAAAGATCTTTGCTATTTGGTTGGGAAAGTCCGCGGACGACGGTGTCGTTAATTTGAAAAAATCTATTCTGAAGTAA
- a CDS encoding DMT family transporter: protein MAMAYVYLAAAIIFEVLGTLTLKNTEGFTKVIPIILTLVCHGICFVALAAALKSLPISMVYSIWAGVGTAAMAFIGLWMFNEPLPFHKVMATTLIVIGVVMLNYTQPKTEQIAKGDTTETLTIDKSSVNVKTTEIVAQRNSG, encoded by the coding sequence ATGGCTATGGCGTATGTTTATCTGGCAGCCGCAATTATTTTTGAAGTTTTGGGTACACTCACTCTGAAAAATACAGAGGGATTCACAAAGGTGATTCCAATCATACTGACACTCGTATGTCATGGAATCTGCTTTGTGGCGCTCGCTGCTGCTTTAAAGTCGCTTCCGATCAGTATGGTTTATTCTATCTGGGCGGGAGTTGGTACCGCTGCGATGGCGTTTATAGGTTTGTGGATGTTTAATGAACCATTGCCTTTCCATAAGGTGATGGCTACGACGCTGATTGTGATTGGTGTGGTGATGTTGAATTACACGCAACCAAAAACAGAGCAGATCGCGAAAGGTGATACAACAGAGACTTTAACAATCGATAAGTCTTCTGTGAACGTGAAGACCACTGAAATTGTAGCGCAAAGAAATTCTGGATAA
- a CDS encoding RidA family protein: protein MKKVMHTDNAPKAVGPYSQAIQLGDFLFCSGQISIDPKTNEVFTGDIKTQTEMVMKNIEAVLATANLNFDNVVKTTIFLTSMNDFATVNEIYAKSFKEAPPARSTVAVAGLPKGVSVEIEVLAHR, encoded by the coding sequence ATGAAAAAAGTCATGCACACAGACAATGCACCTAAAGCCGTGGGTCCGTACTCGCAGGCGATTCAGTTGGGTGATTTTTTATTTTGTTCGGGACAAATTTCTATCGACCCAAAAACCAATGAGGTTTTTACGGGCGATATCAAAACCCAAACTGAAATGGTGATGAAAAATATCGAGGCGGTTTTAGCGACGGCGAATTTGAACTTTGACAACGTAGTTAAAACGACCATCTTTTTAACGAGCATGAACGATTTTGCAACTGTAAATGAAATTTACGCGAAATCCTTTAAAGAAGCGCCTCCGGCACGTTCTACCGTGGCGGTGGCAGGGCTTCCTAAAGGTGTCAGCGTGGAGATCGAAGTACTTGCGCATCGTTAA